The DNA sequence CATTCTCTAAAGCACCTATCAGAACCAGAACGCAAGGTCGATCTTCTTCTAAACGAATGTTAAAATAAATCCCATCCGCCCATATATAAACATACTTTTTTACGGATAAATCACTTTTGAGCCAATTTT is a window from the Parachlamydia acanthamoebae genome containing:
- a CDS encoding transposase, whose protein sequence is NWLKSDLSVKKYVYIWADGIYFNIRLEEDRPCVLVLIGALENGNKELIMIHDGHRESKQSWKEVLQNLKHRGLKEGPKLAIGDG